The genomic stretch CGCGCTGCAGGATTGCGGACGTCTGGATGAAGGCATTGTCTGGGCAAAACAGCTCATTGAGCACGATCCGTCCGATCCGCTGGCGCACACCAGTCTCTCGATTCTCTACCAGCACAAGGGCATGATCAAAGAAGCCGAAGCGGAGGCCACCAAGGCCCGCCTGCTCGACTGGAAGCGCCAATTGCAGCAAGGAACCAAGCCAACGACGCAGTTGTGACCCGACCTCCCCGCATCTCCGGCTCAACCTCTCCGTCAGCGCCAGACAATTCCTCCGCGGCACGATTGCGGGTCCTCTACCAACATCTTGTGGAAGCTTATGGTCCGCAGCAATGGTGGCCCGCCAGGACCGCGCTCGAAGTCATCGTCGGCGCGTACCTGACGCAGAATACCGCGTGGCGCTCGGTTGAGCGATCCATCGAAAATCTGCGCGCCGCGGGCGCTCTCAGCCTGCCGGGGCTGCGCAGAACTTCAGAAGAAGA from Acidisarcina sp. encodes the following:
- a CDS encoding tetratricopeptide repeat protein codes for the protein MDSASSNLTHEQILAAAEEQYQQAIDLVAEGDPCAAAEGFEACLKLDPEKLDAMHGLIRALQDCGRLDEGIVWAKQLIEHDPSDPLAHTSLSILYQHKGMIKEAEAEATKARLLDWKRQLQQGTKPTTQL